From Homo sapiens chromosome 6, GRCh38.p14 Primary Assembly, the proteins below share one genomic window:
- the DSE gene encoding dermatan-sulfate epimerase isoform c (isoform c is encoded by transcript variant 7) — protein MYETSYRRGWGFQYLHNHQPTNCMALLTGSLVLMNQGYLQEAYLWTKQVLTIMEKSLVLLREVTDGSLYEGVAYGSYTTRSLFQYMFLVQRHFNINHFGHPWLKQHFAFMYRTILPGFQRTVAIADSNYNWFYGPESQLVFLDKFVMRNGSGNWLADQIRRNRVVEGPGTPSKGQRWCTLHTEFLWYDGSLKSVPPPDFGTPTLHYFEDWGVVTYGSALPAEINRSFLSFKSGKLGGRAIYDIVHRNKYKDWIKGWRNFNAGHEHPDQNSFTFAPNGVPFITEALYGPKYTFFNNVLMFSPAVSKSCFSPWVGQVTEDCSSKWSKYKHDLAASCQGRVVAAEEKNGVVFIRGEGVGAYNPQLNLKNVQRNLILLHPQLLLLVDQIHLGEESPLETAASFFHNVDVPFEETVVDGVHGAFIRQRDGLYKMYWMDDTGYSEKATFASVTYPRGYPYNGTNYVNVTMHLRSPITRAAYLFIGPSIDVQSFTVHGDSQQLDVFIATSKHAYATYLWTGEATGQSAFAQVIADRHKILFDRNSAIKSSIVPEVKDYAAIVEQNLQHFKPVFQLLEKQILSRVRNTASFRKTAERLLRFSDKRQTEEAIDRIFAISQQQQQQSKSKKNRRAGKRYKFVDAVPDIFAQIEVNEKKIRQKAQILAQKELPIDEDEEMKDLLDFADVTYEKHKNGGLIKGRFGQARMVTTTHSRAPSLSASYTRLFLILNIAIFFVMLAMQLTYFQRAQSLHGQRCLYAVLLIDSCILLWLYSSCSQSQC, from the exons ATGTATGAAACTTCATACAGGAGAGGATGGGGATTTCAATACCTGCACAATCATCAGCCCACCAACTGTATGGCTTTGCTCACGGGAAGCCTAGTCCTGATGAATCAAg GATATCTTCAAGAAGCCTACTTATGGACCAAACAAGTTCTGACCATCATGGAGAAATCTCTGGTCTTGCTCAGGGAGGTGACGGATGGCTCCCTCTATGAAGGAGTTGCGTATGGCAGCTACACCACTAGATCACTCTTCCAATACATGTTTCTCGTCCAGAGGCACTTCAACATCAACCACTTTGGCCATCCGTGGCTTAAACAACACTTTGCATTTATGTATAGAACCATCCTGCCAG GGTTTCAAAGGACTGTGGCTATTGCGGACTCAAATTACAACTGGTTTTATGGTCCAGAAAGCCAATTAGTGTTCCTTGATAAATTTGTCATGCGTAATGGCAGTGGTAACTGGCTAGCTGACCAAATCAGAAGGAACCGTGTGGTGGAAGGTCCAGGAACACCATCCAAAGGGCAGCGCTGGTGCACTCTGCACACAGAATTTCTCTG gTATGATGGCAGCTTGAAATCGGTTCCTCCTCCAGACTTTGGCACCCCTACACTGCATTATTTTGAAGACTGGGGTGTCGTGACTTATGGAAGTGCACTACCTGCAGAAATCAATagatctttcctttccttcaagTCTGGAAAACTGGGGGGACGTGCAATATATGACATTGTCCacagaaacaaatacaaagaTTGGATCAAAGGATGGAGAAATTTTAATGCAGGGCATGAACATCCTGATCAAAACTCATTTACTTTTGCTCCCAATGGTGTGCCTTTCATTACTGAGGCTCTGTACGGGCCAAAGTACACCTTCTTCAACAATGTTTTGATGTTTTCCCCAGCTGTGTCAAAGAGCTGCTTTTCTCCCTGGGTGGGTCAGGTCACAGAAGACTGCTCATCAAAATGGTCTAAATACAAGCATGACCTGGCAGCTAGTTGTCAGGGGAGGGTGGTTGCAGCAGAGGAGAAAAATGGGGTGGTTTTCATCCGAGGAGAAGGTGTGGGAGCTTATAACCCCCAGCTCAACCTGAAGAATGTTCAGAGGAATCTCATCCTCCTACATCCACAGCTGCTTCTCCTTGTAGACCAAATACACCTGGGAGAGGAGAGTCCCTTGGAGACAGCAGCGAGCTTCTTCCATAATGTGGATGTTCCTTTTGAGGAGACTGTGGTAGATGGTGTCCATGGGGCTTTCATCAGGCAGAGAGATGGTCTCTATAAAATGTACTGGATGGACGATACTGGCTACAGCGAGAAAGCAACCTTTGCCTCAGTGACATATCCTCGGGGCTATCCCTACAATGGGACAAACTATGTGAATGTCACCATGCACCTCCGAAGTCCCATCACCAGGGCAGCTTACCTCTTCATAGGGCCATCTATAGATGTTCAGAGCTTCACTGTCCACGGAGACTCTCAGCAACTGGATGTGTTCATAGCCACCAGCAAACATGCCTACGCCACATACCTGTGGACAGGTGAGGCCACAGGACAGTCTGCCTTTGCACAGGTCATTGCTGATCGTCACAAAATTCTGTTTGACCGGAATTCAGCCATCAAGAGCAGCATTGTCCCTGAGGTGAAGGACTATGCTGCTATTGTGGAACAGAACTTGCAGCATTTTAAACCAGTGTTTCAGCTGCTGGAGAAGCAGATACTGTCCCGAGTCCGGAACACAGCTAGCTTTAGGAAGACTGCTGAACGCCTGCTGAGATTTTCAGATAAGAGACAGACTGAGGAGGCCATTGACAGGATTTTTGCCATAtcacagcaacagcagcagcaaagcAAGTCAAAGAAAAACCGAAGGGCAGGCAAACGCTATAAATTTGTGGATGCTGTCCCTGATATTTTTGCACAGATTGAAGTCAATGAGAAAAAGATTAGACAGAAAGCTCAGATTTTGGCACAGAAAGAACTACCCatagatgaagatgaagaaatgaaagaccttttagattttgcagatgtaacaTACGAGAAACATAAAAATGGGGGCTTGATTAAAGGCCGGTTTGGACAGGCACGGATGGTGACAACTACACACAGCAGGGCCCCATCACTGTCTGCTTCCTATACCAGGTTGTTCCTGATTCTGAACATTGCTATTTTCTTTGTCATGTTGGCAATGCAACTGACTTATTTCCAGAGGGCCCAGAGCCTACATGGCCAAAGATGTCTTTATGCAGTTCTTCTCATAGATAGCTGTATTTTATTATGGTTGTACTCTTCTTGTTCCCAATCACAGTGTTAG
- the DSE gene encoding dermatan-sulfate epimerase isoform g (isoform g is encoded by transcript variant 16), whose product MGISIPAQSSAHQLYGFAHGKPSPDESRYDGSLKSVPPPDFGTPTLHYFEDWGVVTYGSALPAEINRSFLSFKSGKLGGRAIYDIVHRNKYKDWIKGWRNFNAGHEHPDQNSFTFAPNGVPFITEALYGPKYTFFNNVLMFSPAVSKSCFSPWVGQVTEDCSSKWSKYKHDLAASCQGRVVAAEEKNGVVFIRGEGVGAYNPQLNLKNVQRNLILLHPQLLLLVDQIHLGEESPLETAASFFHNVDVPFEETVVDGVHGAFIRQRDGLYKMYWMDDTGYSEKATFASVTYPRGYPYNGTNYVNVTMHLRSPITRAAYLFIGPSIDVQSFTVHGDSQQLDVFIATSKHAYATYLWTGEATGQSAFAQVIADRHKILFDRNSAIKSSIVPEVKDYAAIVEQNLQHFKPVFQLLEKQILSRVRNTASFRKTAERLLRFSDKRQTEEAIDRIFAISQQQQQQSKSKKNRRAGKRYKFVDAVPDIFAQIEVNEKKIRQKAQILAQKELPIDEDEEMKDLLDFADVTYEKHKNGGLIKGRFGQARMVTTTHSRAPSLSASYTRLFLILNIAIFFVMLAMQLTYFQRAQSLHGQRCLYAVLLIDSCILLWLYSSCSQSQC is encoded by the exons ATGGGGATTTCAATACCTGCACAATCATCAGCCCACCAACTGTATGGCTTTGCTCACGGGAAGCCTAGTCCTGATGAATCAAg gTATGATGGCAGCTTGAAATCGGTTCCTCCTCCAGACTTTGGCACCCCTACACTGCATTATTTTGAAGACTGGGGTGTCGTGACTTATGGAAGTGCACTACCTGCAGAAATCAATagatctttcctttccttcaagTCTGGAAAACTGGGGGGACGTGCAATATATGACATTGTCCacagaaacaaatacaaagaTTGGATCAAAGGATGGAGAAATTTTAATGCAGGGCATGAACATCCTGATCAAAACTCATTTACTTTTGCTCCCAATGGTGTGCCTTTCATTACTGAGGCTCTGTACGGGCCAAAGTACACCTTCTTCAACAATGTTTTGATGTTTTCCCCAGCTGTGTCAAAGAGCTGCTTTTCTCCCTGGGTGGGTCAGGTCACAGAAGACTGCTCATCAAAATGGTCTAAATACAAGCATGACCTGGCAGCTAGTTGTCAGGGGAGGGTGGTTGCAGCAGAGGAGAAAAATGGGGTGGTTTTCATCCGAGGAGAAGGTGTGGGAGCTTATAACCCCCAGCTCAACCTGAAGAATGTTCAGAGGAATCTCATCCTCCTACATCCACAGCTGCTTCTCCTTGTAGACCAAATACACCTGGGAGAGGAGAGTCCCTTGGAGACAGCAGCGAGCTTCTTCCATAATGTGGATGTTCCTTTTGAGGAGACTGTGGTAGATGGTGTCCATGGGGCTTTCATCAGGCAGAGAGATGGTCTCTATAAAATGTACTGGATGGACGATACTGGCTACAGCGAGAAAGCAACCTTTGCCTCAGTGACATATCCTCGGGGCTATCCCTACAATGGGACAAACTATGTGAATGTCACCATGCACCTCCGAAGTCCCATCACCAGGGCAGCTTACCTCTTCATAGGGCCATCTATAGATGTTCAGAGCTTCACTGTCCACGGAGACTCTCAGCAACTGGATGTGTTCATAGCCACCAGCAAACATGCCTACGCCACATACCTGTGGACAGGTGAGGCCACAGGACAGTCTGCCTTTGCACAGGTCATTGCTGATCGTCACAAAATTCTGTTTGACCGGAATTCAGCCATCAAGAGCAGCATTGTCCCTGAGGTGAAGGACTATGCTGCTATTGTGGAACAGAACTTGCAGCATTTTAAACCAGTGTTTCAGCTGCTGGAGAAGCAGATACTGTCCCGAGTCCGGAACACAGCTAGCTTTAGGAAGACTGCTGAACGCCTGCTGAGATTTTCAGATAAGAGACAGACTGAGGAGGCCATTGACAGGATTTTTGCCATAtcacagcaacagcagcagcaaagcAAGTCAAAGAAAAACCGAAGGGCAGGCAAACGCTATAAATTTGTGGATGCTGTCCCTGATATTTTTGCACAGATTGAAGTCAATGAGAAAAAGATTAGACAGAAAGCTCAGATTTTGGCACAGAAAGAACTACCCatagatgaagatgaagaaatgaaagaccttttagattttgcagatgtaacaTACGAGAAACATAAAAATGGGGGCTTGATTAAAGGCCGGTTTGGACAGGCACGGATGGTGACAACTACACACAGCAGGGCCCCATCACTGTCTGCTTCCTATACCAGGTTGTTCCTGATTCTGAACATTGCTATTTTCTTTGTCATGTTGGCAATGCAACTGACTTATTTCCAGAGGGCCCAGAGCCTACATGGCCAAAGATGTCTTTATGCAGTTCTTCTCATAGATAGCTGTATTTTATTATGGTTGTACTCTTCTTGTTCCCAATCACAGTGTTAG
- the DSE gene encoding dermatan-sulfate epimerase isoform f (isoform f is encoded by transcript variant 15), producing the protein MRNGSGNWLADQIRRNRVVEGPGTPSKGQRWCTLHTEFLWYDGSLKSVPPPDFGTPTLHYFEDWGVVTYGSALPAEINRSFLSFKSGKLGGRAIYDIVHRNKYKDWIKGWRNFNAGHEHPDQNSFTFAPNGVPFITEALYGPKYTFFNNVLMFSPAVSKSCFSPWVGQVTEDCSSKWSKYKHDLAASCQGRVVAAEEKNGVVFIRGEGVGAYNPQLNLKNVQRNLILLHPQLLLLVDQIHLGEESPLETAASFFHNVDVPFEETVVDGVHGAFIRQRDGLYKMYWMDDTGYSEKATFASVTYPRGYPYNGTNYVNVTMHLRSPITRAAYLFIGPSIDVQSFTVHGDSQQLDVFIATSKHAYATYLWTGEATGQSAFAQVIADRHKILFDRNSAIKSSIVPEVKDYAAIVEQNLQHFKPVFQLLEKQILSRVRNTASFRKTAERLLRFSDKRQTEEAIDRIFAISQQQQQQSKSKKNRRAGKRYKFVDAVPDIFAQIEVNEKKIRQKAQILAQKELPIDEDEEMKDLLDFADVTYEKHKNGGLIKGRFGQARMVTTTHSRAPSLSASYTRLFLILNIAIFFVMLAMQLTYFQRAQSLHGQRCLYAVLLIDSCILLWLYSSCSQSQC; encoded by the exons ATGCGTAATGGCAGTGGTAACTGGCTAGCTGACCAAATCAGAAGGAACCGTGTGGTGGAAGGTCCAGGAACACCATCCAAAGGGCAGCGCTGGTGCACTCTGCACACAGAATTTCTCTG gTATGATGGCAGCTTGAAATCGGTTCCTCCTCCAGACTTTGGCACCCCTACACTGCATTATTTTGAAGACTGGGGTGTCGTGACTTATGGAAGTGCACTACCTGCAGAAATCAATagatctttcctttccttcaagTCTGGAAAACTGGGGGGACGTGCAATATATGACATTGTCCacagaaacaaatacaaagaTTGGATCAAAGGATGGAGAAATTTTAATGCAGGGCATGAACATCCTGATCAAAACTCATTTACTTTTGCTCCCAATGGTGTGCCTTTCATTACTGAGGCTCTGTACGGGCCAAAGTACACCTTCTTCAACAATGTTTTGATGTTTTCCCCAGCTGTGTCAAAGAGCTGCTTTTCTCCCTGGGTGGGTCAGGTCACAGAAGACTGCTCATCAAAATGGTCTAAATACAAGCATGACCTGGCAGCTAGTTGTCAGGGGAGGGTGGTTGCAGCAGAGGAGAAAAATGGGGTGGTTTTCATCCGAGGAGAAGGTGTGGGAGCTTATAACCCCCAGCTCAACCTGAAGAATGTTCAGAGGAATCTCATCCTCCTACATCCACAGCTGCTTCTCCTTGTAGACCAAATACACCTGGGAGAGGAGAGTCCCTTGGAGACAGCAGCGAGCTTCTTCCATAATGTGGATGTTCCTTTTGAGGAGACTGTGGTAGATGGTGTCCATGGGGCTTTCATCAGGCAGAGAGATGGTCTCTATAAAATGTACTGGATGGACGATACTGGCTACAGCGAGAAAGCAACCTTTGCCTCAGTGACATATCCTCGGGGCTATCCCTACAATGGGACAAACTATGTGAATGTCACCATGCACCTCCGAAGTCCCATCACCAGGGCAGCTTACCTCTTCATAGGGCCATCTATAGATGTTCAGAGCTTCACTGTCCACGGAGACTCTCAGCAACTGGATGTGTTCATAGCCACCAGCAAACATGCCTACGCCACATACCTGTGGACAGGTGAGGCCACAGGACAGTCTGCCTTTGCACAGGTCATTGCTGATCGTCACAAAATTCTGTTTGACCGGAATTCAGCCATCAAGAGCAGCATTGTCCCTGAGGTGAAGGACTATGCTGCTATTGTGGAACAGAACTTGCAGCATTTTAAACCAGTGTTTCAGCTGCTGGAGAAGCAGATACTGTCCCGAGTCCGGAACACAGCTAGCTTTAGGAAGACTGCTGAACGCCTGCTGAGATTTTCAGATAAGAGACAGACTGAGGAGGCCATTGACAGGATTTTTGCCATAtcacagcaacagcagcagcaaagcAAGTCAAAGAAAAACCGAAGGGCAGGCAAACGCTATAAATTTGTGGATGCTGTCCCTGATATTTTTGCACAGATTGAAGTCAATGAGAAAAAGATTAGACAGAAAGCTCAGATTTTGGCACAGAAAGAACTACCCatagatgaagatgaagaaatgaaagaccttttagattttgcagatgtaacaTACGAGAAACATAAAAATGGGGGCTTGATTAAAGGCCGGTTTGGACAGGCACGGATGGTGACAACTACACACAGCAGGGCCCCATCACTGTCTGCTTCCTATACCAGGTTGTTCCTGATTCTGAACATTGCTATTTTCTTTGTCATGTTGGCAATGCAACTGACTTATTTCCAGAGGGCCCAGAGCCTACATGGCCAAAGATGTCTTTATGCAGTTCTTCTCATAGATAGCTGTATTTTATTATGGTTGTACTCTTCTTGTTCCCAATCACAGTGTTAG